From a single Corynebacterium kroppenstedtii DSM 44385 genomic region:
- a CDS encoding transglycosylase domain-containing protein — MNRRSDAPAPSLILCGAILLATVLVALSALPVALAAGATINRGHNAMDSNYHDIASAKFPQVSSMTDRDGNPLATFYTQRREEVASDQISEPMKKAIVAIEDRRFYEHHGVDLRGTARAVVANITHGGVAQGASTLDQQYVKNYLMLVKAKTDDERAAANEDTVARKLREMKLASDLDKNLSKDEILTRYLNLVEFGNGAYGVQTAAQTYFHVDAKDLTVPQAALLAGMVQSTSAYNPFTHPDAALQRRNTVINAMTSTGALPTADADAAKNSPLGVVDKPEAPTNGCIGADDAGFFCDYALHYLDSHGISKDDFISGGYTLTTTLDPNALNSVNASLEQYAPATTPGVAGAMNLIKPDGHEVLAMGASRHYGLDASNSQSVLPLASHPVGNGAGSIFKVFAAAAGLEKGMGIDTVMDVPSRIEVSDMGHGGAPGCPADKYCVENVGAYPSKMALKQALAESPNTPFIDLEKRLGVGTVVDTAVKMGLRSLADKPSSDNGDNGDNKDEKSQADTIKETNQGSFVLGPVAVDPLELSNVAATIANGGTWCEPNPVLKVTDHDGKDVPVTPPKCEQAIPTDVANALANGLSDDVSTGTAREAAELTGWDGTLASKTGTTETNQSAAFMGLTSGLAGAVYIFNDGSTSSPLCTGPLRQCPDGNLFGGKEPADIYLSAAKPLIDAYGGHTLPPMNPSYQAGTNPEAIGYSRAVLPQPTNSGSTGGTGGGATGGGDSTGGGGGVPAPAPAPALPDIPGMINDFLHTYVPPQLQGFLP, encoded by the coding sequence GTGAACCGACGATCTGATGCTCCGGCACCTAGCCTGATCCTTTGCGGCGCCATACTCCTCGCCACCGTGCTGGTGGCGCTCAGCGCGCTGCCCGTCGCCCTGGCAGCCGGAGCCACGATCAACCGTGGCCACAACGCCATGGACTCCAATTACCACGACATCGCCAGCGCCAAGTTTCCGCAGGTCTCCTCCATGACCGACCGGGACGGCAACCCCCTGGCCACGTTCTACACACAGCGCAGAGAAGAAGTTGCGTCGGATCAGATCTCGGAACCGATGAAGAAAGCGATCGTCGCCATCGAGGACCGACGGTTCTACGAGCACCACGGCGTTGACCTGCGCGGAACTGCCCGAGCGGTCGTCGCCAACATCACACACGGGGGCGTCGCCCAGGGCGCGTCCACCCTGGACCAGCAGTACGTCAAGAACTACCTCATGCTGGTCAAGGCCAAGACCGACGACGAACGAGCTGCTGCCAACGAGGACACCGTCGCGCGCAAGCTTCGCGAGATGAAACTCGCGTCCGACCTGGATAAAAACCTCTCCAAGGACGAGATTCTGACCAGGTATTTGAACCTCGTGGAGTTCGGCAACGGGGCTTACGGCGTGCAGACCGCGGCGCAGACGTATTTCCACGTCGACGCCAAAGACCTCACGGTGCCGCAGGCCGCGCTGCTGGCCGGGATGGTTCAATCCACGTCGGCCTATAACCCGTTCACCCACCCCGACGCCGCGCTGCAGCGCCGCAACACGGTCATTAACGCCATGACCAGCACGGGGGCGCTTCCCACTGCCGACGCCGACGCCGCGAAGAACTCGCCGTTGGGTGTCGTCGATAAGCCCGAAGCCCCCACCAACGGATGTATCGGGGCCGACGACGCCGGGTTCTTCTGCGATTACGCGCTGCACTACCTGGACTCGCACGGGATCTCGAAGGACGACTTCATTTCGGGCGGCTACACGCTGACCACCACGCTCGATCCGAACGCGTTGAATTCCGTCAATGCCTCGCTTGAACAATATGCCCCTGCCACAACCCCCGGGGTTGCCGGAGCGATGAACCTCATCAAACCCGACGGCCACGAAGTGCTCGCCATGGGTGCTTCACGGCACTATGGGCTCGACGCCAGCAATTCACAATCCGTCTTGCCATTAGCATCGCACCCCGTCGGCAATGGGGCTGGCTCCATTTTCAAAGTGTTCGCTGCAGCCGCGGGGCTGGAAAAGGGGATGGGGATCGACACGGTGATGGACGTGCCGTCGCGAATCGAGGTATCCGACATGGGCCACGGTGGCGCGCCGGGGTGCCCCGCCGACAAATACTGCGTGGAAAACGTCGGCGCGTACCCGTCGAAAATGGCGCTCAAGCAGGCGCTTGCCGAGTCGCCGAACACGCCATTTATCGACCTCGAAAAGCGACTTGGTGTGGGCACCGTTGTTGATACCGCCGTCAAAATGGGGCTACGCAGCTTGGCTGACAAACCCAGTTCCGACAACGGTGATAACGGCGACAACAAGGACGAGAAATCCCAAGCCGACACGATTAAAGAGACCAACCAAGGCTCGTTCGTGCTCGGCCCGGTCGCCGTCGATCCCCTCGAACTGAGCAATGTGGCGGCAACCATCGCCAACGGCGGAACGTGGTGCGAGCCCAACCCCGTCCTGAAGGTGACCGATCACGACGGCAAAGATGTCCCCGTCACGCCGCCGAAGTGCGAACAAGCCATCCCCACCGACGTTGCAAACGCACTGGCCAACGGCCTATCTGACGACGTCAGCACCGGCACGGCCCGCGAAGCCGCCGAGCTGACCGGGTGGGATGGCACCCTGGCCTCAAAGACCGGTACCACGGAAACCAACCAATCCGCCGCATTCATGGGGCTCACCAGCGGACTTGCCGGAGCCGTATACATCTTCAACGACGGCAGCACCAGCTCACCGCTCTGCACCGGCCCCCTGCGCCAATGCCCCGATGGCAACCTCTTCGGTGGTAAGGAACCCGCTGATATCTACCTCAGCGCGGCCAAACCTCTTATCGACGCCTACGGCGGGCACACACTTCCGCCCATGAACCCCTCCTACCAGGCAGGA
- a CDS encoding MBL fold metallo-hydrolase, which produces MEHPAYSQLRPVTPNAGVVLCPNPSYGSLEGTNSWVIRADGDPRSIVVDPGPQDEGHLNVLNHHASEIAMILLTHRHPDHADGANRLSQITGAPVRSVDKRFCKMGDPLEDGEVITVEGVTPAVKVVATPGHTADSVCFFLYPSADAARADDGSGDTKPEAILTGDTIAGKHTTMISETDGDLGQYLTTLEMLKKRGAGVPLLPAHGPDHPDLEPFAKKYLDRRHHRLDQIREARKKLGDDASVDQLVDEIYTDVDPVLRGAAEQSTRVALRYLSAEEE; this is translated from the coding sequence ATGGAGCATCCTGCGTATAGCCAGTTGCGTCCCGTTACCCCCAACGCGGGCGTTGTTTTATGTCCCAATCCCAGCTATGGCTCGCTAGAGGGCACCAATAGTTGGGTCATTAGAGCTGATGGTGATCCGCGGTCGATCGTTGTGGATCCGGGCCCTCAGGATGAAGGCCACCTGAATGTTCTTAACCATCATGCGTCGGAAATCGCGATGATTCTTTTGACTCACCGGCATCCAGATCATGCTGATGGGGCTAACCGCTTATCGCAGATTACGGGGGCGCCCGTCCGCTCTGTCGATAAGCGTTTCTGCAAGATGGGGGATCCGCTTGAGGACGGGGAAGTGATCACCGTCGAGGGCGTCACTCCGGCCGTGAAGGTCGTCGCCACTCCTGGCCACACTGCGGACTCGGTGTGTTTCTTCCTTTACCCGAGTGCCGACGCTGCTCGGGCCGACGATGGTTCGGGCGATACGAAGCCTGAGGCGATTTTGACGGGCGATACCATCGCCGGCAAGCACACGACCATGATCTCCGAAACCGATGGTGATTTGGGTCAATACTTGACGACGTTGGAGATGCTGAAGAAGCGGGGCGCTGGTGTTCCTTTGTTGCCGGCGCATGGGCCGGATCACCCGGATTTGGAGCCGTTTGCCAAGAAATATCTTGATCGACGCCACCACCGCCTGGACCAGATCCGTGAGGCCCGCAAGAAGCTGGGGGATGATGCTTCGGTGGATCAGTTGGTCGATGAGATTTACACAGACGTGGACCCGGTGTTGCGTGGGGCTGCTGAGCAGTCGACGCGGGTGGCGCTGCGGTACTTAAGCGCTGAAGAGGAGTAG
- the glxR gene encoding CRP-like cAMP-activated global transcriptional regulator GlxR encodes MSDVTEILSRAGIFQGVDPVAVRNLIHDLETVRFPRGTTIFDEGEPGDRLYIITEGKVKLARHAADGRENLLTIMGPSDMFGELSIFDPNPRTSSAICVTEVSAATMNSEKLHQWINDHPAISEQLLRVLARRLRRTNNSLADLIFTDVPGRVAKALLQLANRFGVQDNGNWRVHHDLTQEEIAQLVGASRETVNKALAEFAHRGWIRLEGKTVVICDSERLARRAR; translated from the coding sequence TTGAGCGACGTCACCGAGATCCTCTCCCGTGCCGGCATTTTCCAAGGCGTTGACCCAGTTGCCGTCCGGAACCTCATCCATGATCTTGAGACGGTGCGATTCCCGCGAGGCACCACCATTTTCGACGAGGGTGAGCCCGGCGACCGCCTCTATATCATTACCGAGGGCAAAGTGAAGCTGGCCCGCCACGCAGCCGATGGTCGTGAAAACCTTCTGACCATCATGGGCCCCTCGGACATGTTCGGCGAGCTGTCCATCTTCGACCCGAACCCGCGCACATCGTCGGCTATCTGTGTCACTGAAGTGTCCGCCGCCACGATGAACTCGGAGAAACTCCACCAGTGGATTAATGACCACCCGGCCATCTCTGAGCAGCTGCTTCGGGTGCTCGCGCGTCGCCTGCGTCGTACCAATAATTCTCTGGCGGACCTTATTTTTACTGACGTTCCCGGGCGCGTCGCGAAGGCGCTCCTCCAGTTAGCCAACCGCTTCGGCGTCCAGGACAACGGGAACTGGCGTGTTCACCACGACCTCACTCAAGAGGAAATCGCGCAGCTTGTTGGTGCATCGCGCGAGACTGTCAACAAAGCGCTCGCCGAATTTGCTCACCGTGGCTGGATCCGGCTCGAGGGCAAGACCGTCGTTATTTGCGACAGTGAACGCCTGGCACGTCGCGCGCGGTAA
- a CDS encoding DUF4177 domain-containing protein encodes MTTWEYSTVPLLTHATKQILDTWGADGWELVAVMPGPTGEQHIAYMKRPKED; translated from the coding sequence ATGACAACCTGGGAATATTCAACAGTTCCGCTGTTGACGCACGCGACGAAGCAGATTTTGGACACATGGGGGGCCGACGGTTGGGAGCTTGTGGCAGTCATGCCCGGCCCCACAGGCGAGCAGCACATTGCCTACATGAAGCGCCCGAAGGAAGACTAG
- a CDS encoding WhiB family transcriptional regulator, translating to MTASLTRPADTSLATTKDGRIQQKVDSLTDPSSFTERGQWITHAKCRDIDPEELFVKGSKQRQAAAICRHCPVVLQCRADALDNRVEFGVWGGMTERQRRALLREHPEVESWADFYAGYAGRS from the coding sequence ATGACTGCATCGCTGACCCGACCGGCTGATACATCGTTGGCCACAACCAAGGACGGACGAATCCAGCAGAAGGTGGATTCGCTTACGGATCCGTCGTCGTTCACGGAGCGTGGCCAGTGGATCACTCACGCCAAGTGCCGTGACATTGATCCTGAGGAGTTGTTTGTCAAGGGGTCGAAGCAGCGACAAGCCGCAGCGATTTGCAGACATTGCCCCGTCGTTTTGCAGTGCCGTGCCGACGCCTTGGATAACCGCGTGGAGTTCGGCGTGTGGGGTGGCATGACCGAGCGGCAGCGTCGGGCATTGTTGCGGGAGCACCCCGAAGTGGAAAGCTGGGCGGACTTTTATGCGGGGTATGCCGGCCGGTCATAA
- a CDS encoding RidA family protein yields MTTSGQSTPSPRKNLADLGIELPEVAAPVASYAPAVISGDMIYVSGQLPFKNGELPATGKVGAGVSAEDATSYARQAALNALAAINSLVDIDSVSIVKVTGFVASAPGFGGQPGVINGASDLFGDVFGTAHARSAVGVSDLPLDAPVEVEVIARRNTDAA; encoded by the coding sequence ATGACGACCAGCGGACAGTCCACTCCGAGCCCCCGGAAGAATCTCGCTGACCTCGGGATCGAGCTCCCGGAGGTGGCAGCACCGGTCGCCTCCTACGCACCGGCCGTGATCTCAGGGGACATGATTTACGTATCGGGTCAACTCCCCTTCAAGAACGGCGAACTCCCGGCGACGGGCAAAGTTGGCGCAGGCGTCTCCGCGGAGGACGCGACCAGCTACGCCCGCCAGGCAGCACTCAACGCATTGGCCGCGATTAATTCCCTCGTTGACATTGACTCAGTGTCGATTGTGAAAGTCACGGGGTTTGTGGCGTCGGCACCCGGATTCGGTGGCCAACCCGGGGTAATCAATGGTGCGTCGGATCTTTTCGGCGACGTTTTCGGTACGGCCCACGCGCGCTCGGCGGTGGGGGTTTCGGACTTGCCCCTGGATGCGCCCGTCGAGGTTGAGGTCATCGCGCGACGTAACACAGACGCGGCCTAA